GCATTTTCCATTGCCAGGAATGAAATGTGTAAACCACCATTATCAGCAAGATTTTCGCCCAAAGTAAATGCTCCGTTTCCATAGGTATTCGGAGCAACCTGAATGCTACTGAACCATTTTGAAAGTACATCAGCTCTGGAGACAAAATTCTTAGCATCCTGAGGCGTCCACCAGTTTTTCAAATTACCAAATTTATCATATTGACGACCTTGATCATCAAACCCGTGAGTCATTTCATGTCCGATTACAACACCGATAGCTCCATAATTCGCAGCATCATCAGCATTTTGTTGAAAAAATGGAGGTTGCAGAATTGCAGCAGGGAAACAAATCTCGTTTGTTGTCGGATTGTAATATGCATTGACAGTTTGCGGAGTCATTTGCCATTCGTTTACGTCAGTTGGTTTGTCAATTTTGTTGATAATGTAATTCATTTCGAATTGACGAGACCGCATGACATCAGCAAAATAACTGTCGTTCAAGATTTGTAATCCAGAATAATCCCGCCATTTGTCAGGATATCCGATTTTGATATGAATAGCATATAATTTTGCAATAGCCGTATCTTTGGTAGCCTGAGACATCCATGCTGCTTCGCGGATACGTTCTGCAAATGCATTTTGTAAATTTTTAACCAACTGAACCATTCGTTCTTTTGCAGCAGGTGGAAAATATTTTGCTACATACATTTCTCCTAAAGCTTCACCCATTGCTCCATCAACGGAAGAGATAACACGCTTCCATCTTGGACGCATTTCCTGACGACCAGAAAGTGCTTTGCCGTAAAAATCAAAGCTTGCATTTGCAAAAGCATCGCTTAAATAAGGAGATGCACTGTTGATAAGATTCCATGCAAAGTATGCTTTCACAACATCAGGGGATGAATTTTTGAAAATTCCATCAGCGGCTTTGAAGAAAGTCGGTTGCCCAACGTTGAGCTCTTTAACCTGAGGTACGCCAACTTCTTGAAAATAATTTTGAAAACCAAAATCAGGAGCTAAAGCCACCAATTGTTTGATATCCATTTTATTGAAATTCTTATGCGGATCACGCAGGGTAACACGATCCCATGATATCTTGGCCAGTTGGGTTTCAAGATTCATGACTTCTGAAGCCAGTTTCGCAGCAGGTTGATGTACCATGTCAGCATATCCCGAAAGAGCAAACAAACGGGTCATCAAATCAACATATTTTGTACGAATGTCCTTCATATGGGGATCATTCTGCAGATAATAATCACGGTCGCCAATGCCCAGTCCATCCTGATTTAAAAAAGCAATAGTCATTTTGCTATTGGAATTATCAGCCTCGGCATCCAATGAGAAGAAAGGCATTATGCCATATTTCTGCAAAGTAACCAGTTCTTTTTGTAATTCTGGCTTGGTGTTCAATTGGGCAATCTCTTCCAGCCAAGGTTTTAATGGAGCTGTACCTTGTTGTTGTAATTTCACACTATCCATACCCAATTTGTAGAGTGTTGCAATTTTATCAGGTATAGAACCCGGCGCGTTTTGTTTATTTGCCAATTCAGTCACCAGATCTTTTAATCGTGCCTGATTATCTTCAGCTAACTGGTCAAAAGTACCAAAACGAGCATACTCTGGAGAAAGCGGATGTCTTTTAATCCAGCCGCCGCATGCATATTGATAAAAATCGTTCACGGGACTGGCTGTAGTATCCAGATTAGCCAAGTCAATCCCCGACGTCAAAACTGCTTTGGGAGCTGGCTTACAGCCTGCCAAAAGCCCCATAGCAATACCCATAAAAATCATGATTTTTTTCATGCGAAAAGGTTTTGATTTAGTGTGAAACAACGTTTGCATGTAAATCGTTATTTCGGTTACTATTTAGCGAACATGCTCGTTTAAATGAAAGTAAAACTCTCTAAACTTAATGATATGGGTGCAAAGATAAAAGAAAAAAACGGATACAATGAAATTCTTTTATGAAATAATATCCAATATCTATGTTTTTTACAAGCGCCACTATACCGGTTAATTACGTCTAAATTCATTTTTGGAGAATTTTAACCCTCAAATATCTATTTGATAACGATTTATACGACAAACGCATTCCATTCATTAATCAACCTGAGACAGCACTCCCAAACAATAAACCGGCCATCTATCGTTTTAAATTTTAAAAGGCTGCGTCGTAATGAAACAGCCTTTATCTTTAATAATTATCTGATGGCAGAAGACATAAAATAGGAGTTAAATTGACGAGTCTTCCTGAAAATCTATATCACCAAATCCCTCTTCATCGAGCTCATCCATGTCGTAATCTTCGTCGCCGTAAAATTGTTCATCTATTTCTGGACTTGATTTCTTTGGAGATTCTATTTCTACTGTTTCAATTTGTTTTGGAGGGTTGCCTTCTGAAAGCGAACATACAACTTCATCACTATATTGGCGTGGAATCATCTCCTTCAAAGTCATATAGAAACAACGCTCTGAAAGCATATCGAATACATAGATCATTTTTTGTTTCTCTTCTGTCACGTAATCTTCCAAAACGGTGTTTTCCATAACCAAATTATCAGTTTCCGAATCCGTTTCCATTTCAATAAGAGTGATTTCCTGTTGTTTCTCCCAGTCGTCATTACATAAAAAAAACGAAGTAATCTGGTCTTTTTCAAAATGCACGGAATCCAGAATGGCCTCATGCAGAGCTAAAAAGGTGGCACTGGAGTCAATCGTAATTTCACGAACAAAATTGTCCACTTCGTCTGATAAAATAAGAAATTTGTACAACATAGCAGGTAATAAATTTAGGCGCCAAAGATACGTATTTTTCCATTTTCCTCAATGTTCTACCATAGGGTTCAGCCTTCCCTATTTCAAAATAAATGCACTTCCTTTTTCGGAGTCAACAATAATAAACACAAATATACCATCATATTTTTCAAAATAATCACTCTGACTTTTATGATTAACGCTTAAATAAAATACTATATAACAGAATGTTGATTTGATATTAGCCTAATATGCTACTGAAAAATAATTTTAGATATGCCTTTTGCTCGAATATAATTTCAATTACAACTCTCTTCGCATTTGTGAAACAGGTATGTTCATTTGGGCCCGATACTTTGCAACAGTACGGCGTGCAATATCAAATCCCTGTTCCGCTAATAAAACAGCTAATTGGTCGTCAGTCAACGGATTTTTTTTATCTTCATTATCAATAGCATTCTGTAGAGCCATCTTAATGGCGTGTGTCGATAATTCTTCTCCAGAATCAGTTTGCACCATTTGAAAAAAGAAAAACTTCAACGGATAAATGCCAAACTCCGTCTGCACATACTTGCTATTGCTGACTCGAGAAATGGTAGACACATCAAGTCCGGTTACTTCTGCAATATCTTTCAAAATTAATGGGCGTAACAGCGATTCATCACCCTCCATAAAAAACGGCTTTTGCAGTTCAACTATTGCTTTCATCGTTGACAGTAAAGTATCATTACGGCGATGCAACGAATCAATAAACGATTCTGCTGAATCTATTTGTTGTTTCACATAAAAAATAGCGTCTTTGCTTTTTCTGGAATGATCTTTTTTAGATGCCAATTGTTTATGCATATATTCAAAATCAGGACTTACCCGCAACGCATGATGATTTCTATCATTTAATGAGACGATTAAATGTCCATTATCATTTTCAACAATGAAATCCGGAATCACAACCTCTTTATTCTTGTCAAGCAATGTGCTCCATGCCCCGCCTGGCTTGGGATTGAGTCTGAGAATTTCCTGAAAAGCTTCTCTTAATATATGCTGATCAACATTTAAATCGGACAAAATATGATCATAATTTTTGTGGGTTAAATCATCAAAATGATTTCCAACAATGTTTTGAGCTAGTTGCACGGACTGTGATTCTTCTTTTCGCTCCAGTTGAATTAATAAATTTTCCTGTAATGAGCGCGCACCAACACCAGCTGGATCTAAAGTGTGGATAATATCAATAGCCTCTTCTAATTCTTTTGTTGAAACCTGCTGTCCATTTTGAAAAAGCAAATCATCACACATTTCTTCAGTAGTCCGTCGCAAATAGCCATCTTCATCAATATTTCCAATGACATATAGTACCAGGTCAGTCATTTTTTGCGATAATGAGCGCAATCCAACCTGATTTTGCAAATACTCAAAAAATGTCATATCTGCCGAAAACGGGATATCTTCCCGACGATCATCCTTAGAGTAGTTGTTAATTTTTAATTTATAATCTGGAATATCGTCATCTGCTGCATAATCTTCCAAATCAAACGCTTCGTCTTGTGAATTGTCTGGCATATCCGTTCCCTGATCATCTTGCCCGCCTTCTTCAGGAGGCACTTCTTCCAAAGCCGGATTGCTTTCTAATTCCTGTGTAATCCGTTCATCTAATTCAGCCGTAGTCACCTCAAGCAACTTTACTAACATCAATTGTTGAGGCAACATTTTAAGCTGCTGTTTCTGACTCAATTGTTGTTTAAGCATAGCAATTATAGATGATTCTATTTAAAAACAAATTTGCCTATGATCATTAGTATCGAAAACTACTTCCGCCAACAAACTCCCTTAACAATGACGTTGGTGGTATTTCACGATCGCGAATTGGCAAGAAAAAACGTAAAAACTTTGCCAGTCGGTGCGCCTCTGTGAATTCGCTGCAATTTTGTGGTACTTCAGCCAAAAGAGGTTCAACATATTTTTTTAATACAGCCAATTCAAAAATTAAGGCAGAATTAAACATGACATCGGCATTTTCCTGAAATGGAAATATCCATTTATCTTCTCCATTTCTTACACTATCCCACCGCGCAATTGTTTCGCGGGCACTATAATTTCTATAACGAAAATCTCTTACTATACGACGAATCAGGCGGGTATCGGTCGTAGATATCCAGTTATGATTATCCAACGAAATGGTTGTCAAGGCCGAAACGTAGATTTTAAATTTATTGGCATCAGGTATGGCAGGAGTTAAAGCCGGATTTAAAGCATGAATTCCTTCCATAACAAGCACATTATCAGATTTTAATTTCATTTTTTCACCTTTGAAATACCGTTTCCCATCTTCAAAATTATACGTGGGTAATTCAATTTCTTCTCCTTGCAACAAACTGGTTAAATGTTGATTAAGGAGGTCAACATCTAAAGCATCAATGGATTCATAATCGAGTTCTCCATTTTCATCCCGAGGTGTCTTATCACGCGTAACAAAATAATTATCAAGGGAAATGACCAAAGGCTTTATACCTGCTACCAACAGTTGCACTGATAATCGTTTGCTAAAGGTAGTTTTACCTGACGAGGAAGGCCCGGAAATAAGCACAAATTTGGCTGATTCCTTCCGGTGTACAATCATATCAGCAATATTAGCCACTTTCTTTTCATGTAATGCTTCAGCGATATTAATTAAAGTGTAGCTCTTATTTTGTTTACACGCCAGATTAAAATCACCAACATTACGCATTCCCATTAAATTATTCCACGATATAAATTCTTTGAATACATGAAACATAGCAGGTTGATCCACATATTCCTCCAAAACTAACGGGTTCGTACGGTTAGGAATACGTAATAAAAATCCTTCTTCATATTTTTCAAGGTCAAAAAGTGTCAACTCGCCTGTAGTTGGTAATAAAACACTGCTATAATAATCTACAAAATCACCTATCCGGAAATATCGCGAATATAAAAATCCAAGTGTTTCCAACAACACAACCTTATCCATTTGCCCTCGTTGACGAAATAATTCAATGACTTCTGTTGTCTGCTTCTCTTCGCAAATAACCGGCAGATTTTGTGAGATAATCTCTTTCATTCTGTCTTTAATGACATTCAAATCAACTGCAACACACTTACCATTGACGGAAATGCAACCAAAGTAGCCTTTAGCCAAGGGATGCTCTATATGAAGAGTAGCATTACCATAAACATCATTGACTGCCTTTGCCATCACCATTGATAAAGTCCGCACATAAACACGCATTCCGGATGGAGTACTGACATCTATAAATTCTATATCTTTAGGCTTATATACAACAAAATCAAGGCTTTGAACTTTATTGTTAACTTTTGCAGCTACTACTTGAAACGGCATGTTTACTTTCAGTAAATGGAATATTTCCATCAGCGAAATGCCCGGAGTAACCTGATGATAGGAATTTGTATTTTTGCAATAAATGGTAATTGGTTGATCCATAATATATCTTTTACATGGAAGAAACGAATAATAATGAAACTGGCCGTTATTTATTTGAACTACTAAAATAGAGCAAAAAGGGTAGAAAACAAAAAAAGGACGGATTTTTTTCAAACAATCCGTCCTTTCTCTTTACTTGGATTCAGATTAGACAATGGCATTCTCAGGACACATTCGTACGCATTTTCTGCAATTACGGCACAAGGCTTCTTCGATAAAAGCTTTTCCTTGCATTAGCCTGATAGCATCCGTAGGACAAATACTCACACACGTACCACATCCGGTACACTTTTCAGGTTGTATTTTTGGAAACGGTTTCGGTGAAATATTCGGCGTTGATGGCTCAGAATGAATTAATGCATAATTTGGTGCATCGTGATTAAATGACACATCTTTATCTTCACGCATTAAAGCTACATGACAGGTGGGACACTTCAATGTTATACAAGGAACGCCATGAACATGAGGTTCGCTATATCCACAAACCGGGCAAACACAATAGATATCTGCTTCTCCATGATGATTATGACGGTTACCATGCATATCTTCGCTACAATAATTAAAATCTTTCATATGTATAAAGATTTAATTGAACAAAGCTAGTTCTCCATTCTTGTAAGCTTCAAAAGCTTGTTTCATAGTCATTTCACCAGCCCCTGTAAAAATCTGCATAGGTAATTTTTGTAAAATGACTGAAGCGTTTCCGCCCGGTCCGTTTCCTGTAATTAAAACGTCAGGTCTGAGTTCAAAAAGCTGTTTTGCAGTAGCTGCCCCAGCTCCGTGAGCCTCACTTTCGGCTACTTTGTTGTCAAAATACGTTAGCTGGTTTGTCTGTTCATCGTAAAGCACAATAAATTCTGTCCGACCAAAGCGGGCATCCATTACCGCTTCCCATGTTGTTCCTTTAGTTGTAAAAGCAATTTTCATATGATATATTTATTTGTTTTCAGAAGGTATTGGGCTATGTTATTCTTGAAAAATACCGCCCCATTATGCTTATTTTAGTGTTTATATCTGATTGAATATCTTTATTTTATTCCACGCTTCTTCAATTTTTTCTGCAACAGCATAATCTCCATTTTCAACCACAGTTTTTCCTTTAATCATCATATTTGTAAAAATGGGATCAAAAGGAATACTTGTCAGAAGTTGTATATCTTTGTGTACTAAAAAGTCAATAATTTGTTGATATATAGCATGATTTAAGTCAGACTTATTAATAATGCATCCTGATTTCAGCTTAAATCGCTTTACAACTTCCACTACGCGTTCCAGATCGTGTAATCCTGAAACAGTAGGCTCGGTAACCAGAACAACATAACTGGCTCCAGTTAGTGAAGATTGCACAGGACATCCAATCCCGGGAGAACCATCTACAATAACATAGGGTGCATTCTGCTTAAATGCTATCTTTTTGGCTTCATTCTTAACTTTTGCCACTAATTTTCCTGAGTTTTCAGCTCCAATATCCAGATCGGCATGAATCATCGTATTGTTTGCTTTGGTATTTGATATAAACCATCGCCCAGCTTTTCGTTCTTCCATATGAATCGCACTTGTTGGACAGATTCTCGCGCAATAACCACATCCTTCGCATGCAATGGCATTAATCTTATAGATTCCCTCCTGATAGGGAATAGCATTGAAACGGCAAATATCCGCACACTTCCCGCACTGAATACAGGAGTCTGCATCAATGACAGCCAATTGTCCACTATAAAACGGTTCTTTATGTTTGATCTCAGGAGACAGCAACATATGCATATCAGCCGCATCTACATCACAATCGGCAACGATAGCGTCATTCCCGGCAAGCATGGCAAAAGAAGCCGTAATTGACGTTTTGCCGGTTCCTCCTTTCCCCGAAATAACAACGATTTCTTTCATTTGCAAATAATATTGATCAATGACAGGCATTCAGCCATATGTCATAAACGTTGTATGAATTCAATGATTTGGTCTAATGCAGCTCTGACAGAAGGAATTTCTTCATAAACAAGCTTCCCTTGCGCATACAAAATTGCAATCTGCCGGTCGAATGGAATAGTTGCCAAAACAGGAATATGATTTCTTTTGCAATATTGTCGTAAATGATCATCGCCCGCATCCGAACGGTTAATGACAACTCCGTAAGTCTTACTCGTTTTTTGCATGGCCTTCATAGCCAATTTTACATCATGCTCACCAAAAGGAGTCGGTTCGGTAATTAAAATTACAAAATCAGCTTCTTTGGTTGCTTCGATCATTGGACACGAAGTTCCCGGAGGACAATCGTACAGCATAATTGTCTGTGGTGAGAAATGAGCATCAACATACTGGTGTGTTTGGGCAATAAGAGGAACCGCTTGCTCTTCACCAACTCTAAGGCGACTTTCGACAAAGGAGAAATTCCCCTCTTGTGAATGCTTTAATTCGCCTATTTTATGTGGGATCATTGGTAATGCCTGAGTAGGGCAAAGTTCGGAACACGCATAACAACTATGACACAGTTCGTCAAACACCATGATTTCATTCTCTAATTGCACAATGGCATTAAAGTTACAAATCTCCTGGCATTGACCGCATAATATACATGCATCAGCATGCCAGGATGGAATAAACTTGAACTTATCTTCTTGGTTCAACCTGGAAAATGGCAGAAACAATGCATCATTCGGTTCTTCCACATCCACGTCTGCCAGAACAACGGGTTGACGTTTGCTCCAATAACTGGCAAGATTGGTTGATAACAACGTTTTTCCTGTTCCACCTTTTCCGCTTGCTATGGCAACCTTCATTTCACAAGCTTTAATGAGACAAAATAGTGCGTATTCAAGTCTATATAAGCATCTTCCTTAAAGCCATATGCCTCAATCGTTGATTTCAGCTCTTCCTTCGAAAATCGGATATGTCTGGGAGGGCCAAAAGGAGTATCGGGTTTGAATTCTATGAGATTCAAATGAGCACCATTAGGCAACTGTTGAGCAAAAAGTAAAAGCATTTTATTCTGACATTGAATATCATGAAATGAATTGGAAAAGAAAATATGCGTAAAGGCTCTTAAATCAGCATTCAAAATCCATTTACAGGCATCAACATCCAAAGTGGTAATGTTCGGATTTTTATAAAAAGCACTGTCAAAACTGGCTGAAAACAGTTCTATTGCCAGAACTTTTTCACAATGTTCCGCAAATTTCGAGCTATAATAACCATCCCCGGAGCCCACATCTATCAATGAATCTGCCGGAGTGAGATTCATTTTTTCCATGATAGCATCTGCAATTTTTGCTTTGTGCTGAATGCTACCATGTTGATTTTCATTGTTATGAAATAAGTGCATATAGTTGTAGAATGAAATTATTTTCGGTGATATTTGACGATGCAAATATAATGAACTATTGTTCATAATAAAATCTGTTTAATCATATTTCTGCTTTATTCACTGCAACAAAACAGAAACACTAGGTCATACACAAATAAAACGCAACAAAAAAGGTTGCCCTTTGAGCAACCTTAATGTATTGGCTAATAAAAGAAAACAGCTTGATTACAGCATCAGAAAGGAAGAATAGAATTAAACATTAAAACGAAAATGTAGTATATCACCGTCCTGTACAATATATTCCTTTCCTTCAATAGCAATTTTACCGGCTTCCCGACAAGCCGTTTCAGATCCAAAACGCACATAATCTTCATATTTAATGACTTCTGCACGAATGAATCCTTTTTCAAAATCAGTATGAATAATGCCTGCGCATTGTGGCGCTTTTTGTCCCCGGTGAAACGTCCACGCTCGGGATTCGTCTGCTCCTGTAGTAAAATAAGTTTGAAGATCTAATAAGTGATACGCTGCCTTAATCAAACGCACCACGCCTGATTCCTCCAATCCGATTTCCTGCAAGAACAGCTGGCGTTCTTCATACTCTTCCAGTTCAGCAATCTCGGACTCTGTCTTTGCCGCCAATAAAAGTAAATCGGCGCCTTCATCTTTAATTGCCTCTTTCACTTGTCCAACATACGGATTGCCACTCAAAGCCGAATTTTCATCCACATTACAAACATACAATACCGGCTTATTAGTCAGCAGAAACAAATCAGCCGCTAATTGCTCTTCCTCTTTGTTGTTCAGTTTAACAATTCTTGCTGGCTTGCCTTGTTCAAGCACTTCTTTATATTGCAATAGTATATCTACAAGCTTCTTAGCCATTTTATCACCACCGGTTTGCGCTTGTTTTTGTACCTTGTTAAGCCGATTCTCGACTGTTTCAAGATCTTTTAGCTGCAATTCAGCATCAATAATCTCTTTATCCCGTACCGGATTGACACTACCATCAACATGGACTACATTATCATCATCAAAGCAGCGTAGCACATGAATAATTGCATCCGTTTCACGTATATTGGCCAGAAATTTGTTACCAAGGCCTTCTCCTTTGCTGGCTCCTTTTACCAAACCTGCAATGTCAACAATCTCAACCGTAGCCGGAATGACACGTTGTGGATGATCTATTTCAGACAATTTAATCAATCGTTCATCAGGCACAGAAATTACGCCTACATTGGGATCAATCGTGCAAAACGGGAAATTAGCCGATTGTGCTTTTGCATTTGACAAACAGTTAAATAAAGTCGATTTTCCCACATTTGGCAAGCCGACAATGCCGCATTGAAGAGCCATAATAATTCAGATAAATAAAACTTAAAATAGACGACAAAGGTACAAATTATTTTGGAGAGCAGGCGTAACCGCTTTCAAATCATTTTTCAAAACTTCTAAAACAAAAGGAAAATAGGTATCTTTGCAGAAGAATCAACCCAAACGTTCTGGATAAACAAAGCCGGAATAACAACAAATCATGTACGCGATGAATAGTGACTCAACAACAGTCAATAAAAAGGGAGTTCGTCAAATGTTTGACGACATTGCTTGGAGATACGATTTTTTGAATCATTTTCTCACATTTGGTATCGATATATGGTGGCGACGCAAAGCCATTCAACTGATCAGCAAGAAAAAAGGAGCTGTTATGCTCGATATTGCCACTGGAACAGCCGATTTGGCTATTGCTCTTGTAAAATACAGGAATCCATTTCAGGTCATTGGAGTCGATGTTTCCGAAGGAATGTTGGAATTTGGAAAACAAAAAATCCAGGAATTAGAACTCACAGAACAAATTATCCTGCAGCAAGAAAACGGAGAAGCATTGTCTTTCCCGGACAATTCATTTGATGCAGTGACCATTGGATTTGGCATTCGCAATTTTGAACATCCAGATAAAGGACTTGCTGAGATGTTCAGGGTACTGAAGCCTGACGGAGAATTGGTTATTCTTGAATTCTCACGTCCTAACAATCCTGTTTTGAGCCATATATTCGATCTCTATTTTTGCTATGTGTTACCTCATATTGGTAAAATATTTTCCAAACATAAAACGGCGTATACTTATCTACCCGAAAGCGTCAAGCAGTTCCCATACGGCAAAAATTTTGAAAAAATGATGCAACAGGCAGGGTTCTCTAAAACGTTGTTTCGCCCTTTGACACTGGGAATCGTAACCATTTACAAAGGGACAAAACTATAATCAAAGCCAACTTAATAGCGAGCATTAGGTTTCTCACTACGAATAGATTAGTATTTCAACATGATCAAGCAATTCATTAAATGGTTCCATATTATACGGCCTGGAACCCTTTCGGCAGCAGCTGCACCTGTATTTGTCGGAAGTATAGTAGCTGCGCAGGAACATGCATTTGAATTATCAACAGTCGTTGTGGTATTCATAGCTGCTATTGCCATTCAAATAGCATCAAATCTGATCAACGATTACTACGATTATAAAAAAGGTTCTGACAAGGAAAATCGTCTTGGGCCGAGACGTGCCATTAGTGAAGGTACGGTAACTCCTAAAGCCATGAAACTGGCCATTGGTGTGGATGTTATTATTGCACTTCTTGCTGGCTTCTATCTTGCTGCTCTTGGCGGATTACCCATTATTATTATTGGTCTTCTGGCACTCTTTTTTGCATGGTTATATACGGCAACTCCCTATTCACTCAGTTATTTAGGCATTGCTGATTTATTTGTTCTCTTGTTTTTTGGACCAATTGCATCTGCCGGAACAACCTATTTGTTAACTGATACATTTTCAGAAACATCTATCTGGCTTGGATTGATTAACGGCACTATCTCAATGGCAATATTAACAGTAAACAACTTACGGGATATTGATAACGATCGCAAAGCCGGAAAGAAGAGTCTGATTGTACGTTTTGGAAAACGATTTGGAGAATACGAATACCTTTTATTGTACCTTCTGGCAATTCCATTCCTATGGATGGCTGAATCATCGTTC
The sequence above is drawn from the Microbacter margulisiae genome and encodes:
- the rpoN gene encoding RNA polymerase factor sigma-54, with product MLKQQLSQKQQLKMLPQQLMLVKLLEVTTAELDERITQELESNPALEEVPPEEGGQDDQGTDMPDNSQDEAFDLEDYAADDDIPDYKLKINNYSKDDRREDIPFSADMTFFEYLQNQVGLRSLSQKMTDLVLYVIGNIDEDGYLRRTTEEMCDDLLFQNGQQVSTKELEEAIDIIHTLDPAGVGARSLQENLLIQLERKEESQSVQLAQNIVGNHFDDLTHKNYDHILSDLNVDQHILREAFQEILRLNPKPGGAWSTLLDKNKEVVIPDFIVENDNGHLIVSLNDRNHHALRVSPDFEYMHKQLASKKDHSRKSKDAIFYVKQQIDSAESFIDSLHRRNDTLLSTMKAIVELQKPFFMEGDESLLRPLILKDIAEVTGLDVSTISRVSNSKYVQTEFGIYPLKFFFFQMVQTDSGEELSTHAIKMALQNAIDNEDKKNPLTDDQLAVLLAEQGFDIARRTVAKYRAQMNIPVSQMRREL
- a CDS encoding NifB/NifX family molybdenum-iron cluster-binding protein, whose protein sequence is MKIAFTTKGTTWEAVMDARFGRTEFIVLYDEQTNQLTYFDNKVAESEAHGAGAATAKQLFELRPDVLITGNGPGGNASVILQKLPMQIFTGAGEMTMKQAFEAYKNGELALFN
- a CDS encoding ATP-binding protein yields the protein MKEIVVISGKGGTGKTSITASFAMLAGNDAIVADCDVDAADMHMLLSPEIKHKEPFYSGQLAVIDADSCIQCGKCADICRFNAIPYQEGIYKINAIACEGCGYCARICPTSAIHMEERKAGRWFISNTKANNTMIHADLDIGAENSGKLVAKVKNEAKKIAFKQNAPYVIVDGSPGIGCPVQSSLTGASYVVLVTEPTVSGLHDLERVVEVVKRFKLKSGCIINKSDLNHAIYQQIIDFLVHKDIQLLTSIPFDPIFTNMMIKGKTVVENGDYAVAEKIEEAWNKIKIFNQI
- a CDS encoding 4Fe-4S binding protein, with translation MKVAIASGKGGTGKTLLSTNLASYWSKRQPVVLADVDVEEPNDALFLPFSRLNQEDKFKFIPSWHADACILCGQCQEICNFNAIVQLENEIMVFDELCHSCYACSELCPTQALPMIPHKIGELKHSQEGNFSFVESRLRVGEEQAVPLIAQTHQYVDAHFSPQTIMLYDCPPGTSCPMIEATKEADFVILITEPTPFGEHDVKLAMKAMQKTSKTYGVVINRSDAGDDHLRQYCKRNHIPVLATIPFDRQIAILYAQGKLVYEEIPSVRAALDQIIEFIQRL
- a CDS encoding 4Fe-4S binding protein; its protein translation is MKDFNYCSEDMHGNRHNHHGEADIYCVCPVCGYSEPHVHGVPCITLKCPTCHVALMREDKDVSFNHDAPNYALIHSEPSTPNISPKPFPKIQPEKCTGCGTCVSICPTDAIRLMQGKAFIEEALCRNCRKCVRMCPENAIV
- a CDS encoding IS1096 element passenger TnpR family protein — translated: MLYKFLILSDEVDNFVREITIDSSATFLALHEAILDSVHFEKDQITSFFLCNDDWEKQQEITLIEMETDSETDNLVMENTVLEDYVTEEKQKMIYVFDMLSERCFYMTLKEMIPRQYSDEVVCSLSEGNPPKQIETVEIESPKKSSPEIDEQFYGDEDYDMDELDEEGFGDIDFQEDSSI
- a CDS encoding rRNA adenine N-6-methyltransferase family protein, which gives rise to MHLFHNNENQHGSIQHKAKIADAIMEKMNLTPADSLIDVGSGDGYYSSKFAEHCEKVLAIELFSASFDSAFYKNPNITTLDVDACKWILNADLRAFTHIFFSNSFHDIQCQNKMLLLFAQQLPNGAHLNLIEFKPDTPFGPPRHIRFSKEELKSTIEAYGFKEDAYIDLNTHYFVSLKLVK
- a CDS encoding nucleoside kinase; translated protein: MDQPITIYCKNTNSYHQVTPGISLMEIFHLLKVNMPFQVVAAKVNNKVQSLDFVVYKPKDIEFIDVSTPSGMRVYVRTLSMVMAKAVNDVYGNATLHIEHPLAKGYFGCISVNGKCVAVDLNVIKDRMKEIISQNLPVICEEKQTTEVIELFRQRGQMDKVVLLETLGFLYSRYFRIGDFVDYYSSVLLPTTGELTLFDLEKYEEGFLLRIPNRTNPLVLEEYVDQPAMFHVFKEFISWNNLMGMRNVGDFNLACKQNKSYTLINIAEALHEKKVANIADMIVHRKESAKFVLISGPSSSGKTTFSKRLSVQLLVAGIKPLVISLDNYFVTRDKTPRDENGELDYESIDALDVDLLNQHLTSLLQGEEIELPTYNFEDGKRYFKGEKMKLKSDNVLVMEGIHALNPALTPAIPDANKFKIYVSALTTISLDNHNWISTTDTRLIRRIVRDFRYRNYSARETIARWDSVRNGEDKWIFPFQENADVMFNSALIFELAVLKKYVEPLLAEVPQNCSEFTEAHRLAKFLRFFLPIRDREIPPTSLLREFVGGSSFRY
- a CDS encoding M13 family metallopeptidase, whose product is MKKIMIFMGIAMGLLAGCKPAPKAVLTSGIDLANLDTTASPVNDFYQYACGGWIKRHPLSPEYARFGTFDQLAEDNQARLKDLVTELANKQNAPGSIPDKIATLYKLGMDSVKLQQQGTAPLKPWLEEIAQLNTKPELQKELVTLQKYGIMPFFSLDAEADNSNSKMTIAFLNQDGLGIGDRDYYLQNDPHMKDIRTKYVDLMTRLFALSGYADMVHQPAAKLASEVMNLETQLAKISWDRVTLRDPHKNFNKMDIKQLVALAPDFGFQNYFQEVGVPQVKELNVGQPTFFKAADGIFKNSSPDVVKAYFAWNLINSASPYLSDAFANASFDFYGKALSGRQEMRPRWKRVISSVDGAMGEALGEMYVAKYFPPAAKERMVQLVKNLQNAFAERIREAAWMSQATKDTAIAKLYAIHIKIGYPDKWRDYSGLQILNDSYFADVMRSRQFEMNYIINKIDKPTDVNEWQMTPQTVNAYYNPTTNEICFPAAILQPPFFQQNADDAANYGAIGVVIGHEMTHGFDDQGRQYDKFGNLKNWWTPQDAKNFVSRADVLSKWFSSIQVAPNTYGNGAFTLGENLADNGGLHISFLAMENALKAGKINPNKMDGFTPQQRFFLAYATVWAGNIRPEEIIRRTKEDPHSLGKWRVDGALPNIEAFIKAFNIKAGDRMYLPEDKQAHIW